The proteins below are encoded in one region of Alistipes communis:
- the pgtP gene encoding phosphoglycerate transporter protein PgtP, translated as MWKFLQPAAHKPELPAEKVDKEYSRLRRQVFWGIFIGYAGYYLVRKNFSIAMPALESMGYDKADLGWALSAVSIAYGISKFVMGTVSDRSNARVFIPLGLIASALIMIFMGVLPWGSISIPVAIMAMFCLLFVNGWMQGMGWPPCGRVMTHWFCTKERGVKMSVWNVAHNIGGAAMAPLAAFGITLGYTLFGDPLGGAFYVPALVALAIAVIAYLMVRDTPQSCGLPPIEIWKHETKQYSASNEKEMTVRQILFENVLNNKLLWLIAFANAFIYFVRYGVLDWAPSYLTTSVADGGKGMALDGSSWSYFIFEIAGIFGTILCGWLSDKVFKGRRAPATIIYMALVMVAVYVYWQSRSELVTNVAMGTIGFLIYGPVMLIGVSALDLVPKKAAGTAAGFTGLFGYLIGSAFLANIGMGYIFQHFGWDGGFIALIGACVLSIGFSASTWNREKQYIA; from the coding sequence ATGTGGAAATTTCTACAACCGGCAGCACACAAACCCGAACTGCCCGCCGAAAAGGTCGACAAAGAGTACTCCCGCCTGCGCCGTCAGGTATTCTGGGGTATCTTCATCGGCTATGCCGGCTACTACCTCGTACGCAAGAACTTCTCGATCGCCATGCCGGCGCTCGAATCCATGGGCTACGACAAGGCCGACCTGGGCTGGGCGCTCTCGGCCGTGTCGATCGCCTACGGTATCAGCAAATTCGTCATGGGCACGGTCTCCGACCGCAGCAACGCCCGCGTCTTCATCCCGCTGGGATTGATCGCCTCGGCGCTCATCATGATCTTCATGGGCGTGCTGCCATGGGGGTCGATCTCGATTCCCGTCGCCATCATGGCGATGTTCTGCCTGCTGTTCGTCAACGGCTGGATGCAGGGCATGGGCTGGCCCCCCTGCGGGCGTGTCATGACGCACTGGTTCTGCACCAAGGAACGCGGCGTGAAGATGTCGGTGTGGAACGTGGCGCACAACATCGGCGGAGCGGCGATGGCTCCGCTCGCCGCATTCGGTATTACGTTGGGGTACACGCTTTTCGGAGACCCGCTGGGCGGCGCTTTCTATGTTCCGGCACTCGTCGCGCTGGCGATCGCCGTAATCGCCTATCTCATGGTGCGCGATACGCCGCAATCGTGCGGCCTCCCGCCCATCGAGATTTGGAAACACGAAACCAAGCAATACTCCGCCTCGAACGAGAAGGAGATGACCGTGCGGCAGATTCTATTCGAAAATGTATTGAATAACAAACTATTGTGGCTCATCGCCTTCGCCAACGCCTTCATCTACTTCGTCCGCTACGGCGTGCTCGACTGGGCGCCTTCCTATCTGACGACCTCCGTCGCCGACGGGGGCAAGGGCATGGCGCTCGACGGCAGCAGTTGGTCGTACTTCATCTTCGAGATCGCCGGCATCTTCGGCACGATCCTCTGCGGCTGGCTCTCGGACAAGGTCTTCAAGGGACGCCGCGCCCCGGCCACGATCATCTACATGGCGCTGGTCATGGTGGCCGTCTACGTCTACTGGCAGAGCCGCTCCGAACTGGTGACCAACGTCGCCATGGGGACGATCGGCTTCCTGATCTACGGCCCCGTCATGCTCATCGGCGTCTCGGCGCTCGACCTGGTGCCGAAGAAGGCCGCCGGCACCGCCGCCGGTTTCACCGGCCTGTTCGGCTACCTGATCGGTTCGGCGTTCCTGGCCAACATCGGCATGGGCTACATCTTCCAGCATTTCGGCTGGGACGGCGGCTTCATCGCCCTGATCGGCGCCTGCGTCCTGTCGATCGGATTCAGCGCCTCGACATGGAACCGCGAGAAACAGTACATCGCTTAA
- the purT gene encoding formate-dependent phosphoribosylglycinamide formyltransferase, translated as MTKKILLLGSGELGKEFVIAAKRLGQYVVACDSYAGAPAMQVADACEVFDMLDGDRLEAVVAKYDPDIIVPEIEAIRTERLYACEERGIQVVPSARAVNFTMNRKSIRDLAAEELGLKTAKYFYAKSFDELKAAAERIGFPCVVKPLMSSSGKGQSLVRTPDELEHAWEYGCSGSRGDIRELIIEEFIPFDSEITLLTVTQQNGPTLFCPPIGHVQKGGDYRESFQPAPISPEHLAEAQAMAAKVTQALTGAGLWGVEFFLSHDKGVYFSELSPRPHDTGMVTLAGTQNLNEFELHCRAVLGLPIPRITLEHTGASAVILSPIASREQPRYRGEEEVCREENTDLRIFGKPSTKLNRRMGVVVRYDALDADLDALRDKTKAAAAKVEVY; from the coding sequence ATGACCAAAAAGATTCTCTTACTGGGCTCCGGAGAACTGGGCAAGGAGTTCGTGATCGCCGCCAAGCGGCTGGGACAATACGTGGTGGCCTGCGACTCGTATGCAGGCGCACCGGCCATGCAGGTGGCCGACGCCTGCGAGGTCTTCGACATGCTCGACGGCGACCGACTGGAAGCCGTCGTGGCGAAGTACGATCCAGACATCATCGTTCCCGAAATCGAGGCGATCCGTACCGAACGGCTCTACGCCTGCGAGGAGCGGGGCATCCAGGTCGTGCCGAGCGCGCGTGCAGTCAACTTCACGATGAACCGCAAGTCGATCCGCGACCTGGCCGCCGAAGAGTTGGGGCTGAAAACAGCGAAATACTTCTACGCCAAGTCGTTCGACGAACTGAAAGCCGCCGCCGAACGGATCGGTTTCCCGTGCGTCGTCAAGCCGCTGATGTCCTCCTCGGGCAAAGGGCAGTCGCTGGTGCGCACCCCCGACGAACTGGAACACGCCTGGGAATACGGGTGCAGCGGCAGCCGCGGCGACATCCGCGAACTCATCATCGAGGAGTTCATCCCCTTCGACAGCGAGATCACGCTGCTCACCGTCACGCAGCAGAACGGCCCCACGCTCTTTTGCCCGCCGATCGGCCATGTCCAGAAGGGCGGCGACTACCGCGAGAGTTTCCAGCCCGCCCCCATCTCGCCCGAGCATCTGGCCGAAGCACAGGCGATGGCCGCCAAAGTCACGCAGGCATTGACCGGCGCGGGACTGTGGGGCGTGGAGTTCTTCCTCAGCCACGACAAGGGCGTCTACTTCTCGGAGCTGTCGCCGCGTCCGCACGACACGGGTATGGTGACGCTTGCCGGTACGCAGAATCTCAACGAATTCGAACTGCACTGCCGCGCCGTACTCGGCCTGCCGATCCCGCGCATCACACTCGAACACACCGGCGCCAGCGCCGTCATCCTCTCGCCGATCGCAAGCAGGGAACAGCCTCGTTACCGGGGCGAAGAGGAGGTCTGCCGCGAGGAGAACACCGACCTGCGCATTTTCGGCAAGCCCTCGACCAAGCTCAACCGCCGCATGGGCGTCGTCGTCCGCTACGACGCGCTCGACGCCGACCTCGACGCACTGCGCGACAAAACCAAAGCCGCAGCCGCCAAGGTCGAGGTCTACTGA
- a CDS encoding RNA polymerase sigma factor: protein METPTDMEIVRRVQTGDAEAFGELVNRYSGRIYALALAMVRDAQRAEDVTQEAFIRAYEHLDGFRGASAFGTWLYRIAYNRAAGECRRRAYDRIDAESCAVAEESSAGRFDEETVVRMRRALERLRPDERVLVTLFYEEERSLAEIAQIMNLTLSNVKVRLHRLRGRLRHYMEE, encoded by the coding sequence ATGGAGACCCCGACCGATATGGAGATTGTGCGGCGTGTACAGACCGGCGACGCAGAGGCGTTCGGCGAACTGGTGAACCGTTATTCGGGGAGGATCTACGCCTTGGCGCTGGCCATGGTGCGCGATGCGCAGCGGGCCGAAGATGTCACGCAGGAGGCTTTTATCCGCGCGTATGAGCATCTCGACGGATTTCGGGGTGCGAGCGCTTTCGGCACGTGGCTCTATCGCATCGCCTACAACCGCGCCGCAGGCGAATGCCGCCGCAGGGCTTACGACCGTATCGATGCCGAATCCTGTGCGGTGGCCGAGGAATCGTCCGCCGGACGGTTCGACGAGGAGACGGTCGTGCGGATGCGCCGTGCGTTGGAACGGCTTCGTCCCGACGAGCGGGTGTTGGTGACGCTCTTTTACGAAGAGGAGCGGTCGTTGGCCGAGATCGCGCAAATCATGAATCTGACGCTGTCCAACGTGAAGGTGCGGTTGCACCGGCTGCGCGGGCGGCTGAGACACTATATGGAGGAGTGA
- the araJ gene encoding MFS transporter AraJ: MKKCLVALAFGTLGLGMSEFGMMGILTFVASGLHVSIPQAGHLVSAYALGVCVGAPLTVAVAHTRPLKQILLALAGLMVAGNLCAAFAPNYGVLLAMRFVSGLPHGAYFGVGSIVAARVAGPGRSAQAVAVMIAGMTVANLFGVPLGTLVSHLLSWRALFCIAGVWGAVTAFFLWRWVPWMEPVADSRGLKGQFAFLRNRAPWLIILATMFGNGGIFCMYSYVSPLMIRVAGFSPEAMTLVILLAGLGMFVGNLVSGGLSDRYTPERVARFAQGIAVVALALILFLAANRWAALTLTVVCTTMLFAVSSPQQVLILENAPGGQMLGAALIQVAFNLGNALGAYCGGLPIEYGLGYEYSALPGVGFALLGFVMLTLFVRRYGRRRPQTA; the protein is encoded by the coding sequence ATGAAAAAGTGTCTGGTAGCCCTCGCCTTCGGTACGCTGGGACTCGGGATGTCCGAGTTCGGCATGATGGGTATTCTTACGTTCGTCGCTTCGGGACTGCACGTCTCCATTCCGCAGGCGGGGCATCTGGTCTCGGCCTATGCGCTGGGGGTTTGCGTCGGTGCGCCGCTGACGGTCGCCGTGGCGCATACGCGGCCGTTGAAACAGATACTGCTCGCATTGGCGGGGCTGATGGTGGCGGGGAACCTCTGTGCAGCGTTCGCTCCGAATTACGGTGTGCTGCTGGCGATGCGGTTCGTGTCGGGGCTGCCGCACGGAGCCTATTTCGGGGTCGGGTCGATCGTTGCGGCACGGGTAGCCGGTCCGGGCCGGAGCGCACAGGCCGTGGCGGTGATGATCGCCGGCATGACGGTGGCCAATCTCTTCGGCGTGCCGCTGGGAACGCTGGTCAGCCACCTGTTGTCGTGGCGGGCACTGTTCTGCATCGCCGGCGTCTGGGGTGCGGTGACGGCTTTTTTCCTTTGGCGCTGGGTACCGTGGATGGAGCCTGTGGCCGACAGCCGCGGATTGAAGGGGCAGTTCGCCTTCCTGCGGAATCGGGCGCCGTGGCTCATCATCCTGGCGACGATGTTCGGTAACGGCGGTATCTTCTGCATGTACAGTTACGTCAGCCCGCTGATGATCCGTGTCGCGGGATTCTCGCCGGAAGCGATGACGTTGGTCATCCTGCTCGCGGGGCTGGGCATGTTCGTGGGCAATCTCGTCAGCGGCGGATTGTCGGATCGCTATACGCCCGAACGGGTGGCGCGTTTCGCTCAGGGAATCGCCGTCGTGGCGTTGGCGCTTATCCTCTTCCTCGCGGCGAACCGCTGGGCGGCGCTGACGTTGACGGTCGTTTGTACGACGATGCTTTTCGCCGTCTCGTCACCGCAACAGGTGTTGATCTTGGAAAATGCACCCGGCGGTCAGATGTTGGGAGCGGCGTTGATTCAGGTGGCGTTCAACCTGGGAAATGCCTTGGGCGCGTACTGCGGCGGCTTGCCGATCGAATACGGTCTGGGCTACGAATATTCGGCGTTGCCCGGCGTCGGATTCGCGCTGTTGGGATTCGTGATGCTGACGCTGTTCGTCCGGAGGTACGGTCGGCGACGGCCACAAACGGCATAG